The Terriglobia bacterium sequence GCCGAGACGGTGATGGCACAGCGCATCTCGATGGTGAGCGGCGTCTCGCAGGTGAATGTATTCGGCGCGCAGAAGTACGCAATACACGCGAAACTCGATCCGGCGAAGCTGGCCAGCCGCCAGATCGGCATCGAAGACGTGGTTAATGCCATCCAGCACGGCAACGTGAACCAGGCAACCGGTACTCTTTGGGGGCATTACCAGGCATTCACCATACAGTCGAACGGTCAGCTCACAAAAGCTTCCGATTATGCCCCGCTGATTGTTGCGTACAAGGATGGCAAACCCATTCGTCTGGGCGACCTCGGACAGATTGTAGACAGTGTTGAGGACGAGCGTGTCGATAACTGGGTGTATCACGGGCGCGACGGCCAGCATTCGGTCATTCTCGGAATCCAGAAGCAGCCTGGAACCAATACCATCGAGGTTATCGACAACGTCAAGGCACTTCTGCCGGGCTTCCGCCAAAGAATCCCGGCGGCGATTAACATGGACATCCTGATCGATCGCTCGCAGTCCATTCGCGACTCGGTCAATGACGTGAAGTTCACACTGATGCTCACCATCTGCCTGGTCATCATGGTGATCTTCATCTTCCTGCGCAATGTCTCGGCAACGATCATTCCGAGCCTGGCCTTGCCAATGTCCATCGTCGGAACCTTCGCCGTGATGTACCTGGCGGGCTTCAGCGTCGACAATCTTTCTCTCATGGCTCTCACGCTCTCGGTTGGCTTCGTCGTCGACGACGCCATCGTTATGCTGGAAAACATCGTCCGACACATGGAGAACGGAGAAGCGCCGATGGAGGCGGCGCTGAATGGTTCGCGCGAGATTGGTTTCACCATTCTGTCCATGACCATTTCGCTCGCGGCTGTATTCATCCCGGTCTTCTTTATGGGCGGAGTTATCGGTCGCTTGCTGCACGAGTTCGCAGCCGTGATCATGTCAGCCATTCTCGTCTCTGGTGTTGTTTCACTGACGCTGACACCGATGCTGGCGAGTCGATTCCTCAAACCACCGAAGGAATCGCATCATGGGGCACTCTTCAATTGGACGGAACGGGTGTTCCAGGGTTTGGTACGGTTCTATGACGTCACTCTGCGTTACGTCATCCGCCACAGTTTTGCCACCCTGATGTTCTCGTTTGCAATTCTCGGTGTTACGGCTTACATGTTCGTCGTTGTTCCTAAAGGCTTCCTGCCCACCGAGGACATCGGCCAGATCCGGGTCTCCACCGAGGCAGCTCAGGGAATCTCCTTCGAAGATATGGTGCGGCACCAGCGTGCGGCAGCGAAAGTCATCAGTGAAAACCCGAGTGTAAGGGCATTCATGTCCTTTACAGGTGACGACAATACCGGCCGCATGTTCCTGCAATTGAAGGATCGACACGAACGGCCTCACGCGTCGGTCATCGTGCAGCAGCTTCGCCAGAAACTGGCGAAGATTCCGGGCATTACCTCCTACGCCGTCATGCCCGACATCATCCCCATCGGTGGACGCTTCTCGAAGAGCCAATACCAGTTCACGTTGCAAAGCCCGGATACGGCTCAACTGTACGAATCGGCGCAGAAGCTCGAAACGAAGATGCGCGACGTTCAGCAGATACAGGACGTCACGAGCGACTTGCAGTTGAAAAATCCGCAGATCAATGTCGACATCGATCGTGACAAGGCATCCGCATTGGGCATCACCGCGGAGCAGATCGAGAACACGTTGGGTTATGCGTATGCCCAGTCACAAGTTTCGACGATTTACAGGCCCAACGACACCTATCGAGTCATCGTCGAGTTGATGCCCCAGTATCAACTGGATCCGCAGGCGCTCTCGCTGCTGTATGTTCGTTCGAACACCGGACAACTGGTGCCGCTCAGCACGGTTGCGAAGCTAACTCGTACCGTGGGGCCGCTTACCATCAATCACCAGGGCCAGTTACCGGCCGTGACCATCTCGTTCAACTTGAAGCCAGGAGCCGCGCTCGGTGATGCCGTCAATCAGATCGACCGTTTGGCACGGGAAAATCTGCCGGATACGGTCTCTTATGGGTTCCAAGGCACCGCACAAGTCTTCCAGCAATCCATTAAGGGTCTCGGTGGGCTGCTAATCCTTGCCATTCTCGTCATCTACATCGTGCTGGGGATTTTGTACGAGAGCTTCATCCATCCCATCACGATTCTCTCCGGCTTGCCTTCCGCCGGACTGGGAGCGCTGCTTACGCTGATGTTGTTCGGGATGGATCTGAACCTCTATGCGTTCGTCGGCGTAATCATGCTGATCGGCATCGTGAAGAAGAACGCCATCATGATGATCGACTTCGCGCTGGAAGCGGAACGCAAGGAAGGGAAGGATGCCGCCTCGGCGATTTACGAGGGCTGCCTCATCCGATTCCGTCCGATCATGATGACGACCATGTCGGCGCTGATGGGAACATTGCCAATCGCGCTCGGTCTCGGCGCTGGAGCTGAATCACGGCGTCCGCTGGGATTAGCTGTAGTTGGTGGCTTGATGATCTCGCAGTTGATCACGCTCTATATCACGCCCGTGATCTACGTCTACCTCGACCGCCTGCAGCACTGGCGCAAAGCCAAGCCGACGTCGGAAGCTGGGCGGGGACGCGAACTGCAGGAACCCGAAGCGGTGTGGTCGAAGTAATCTGGATAGAGCACGCATGTGTTCAATCGTGAATACGTGTGGGCTTAGTTTTTTGCCCTGACGTACTGCACCGGCCATTCCGCTTCTACTCCCAGTTCTTTTGCCGCATGTAGTGACACGTAGGGATCGCGCAGGAACTGGCGGGCCATCAGGATCAGGTCGGCGCTGCCCTCGGCGAGGATCGCTTCCGCTTGTTTCGCTTCGGTGATCAGTCCAACTGCGCCTGTCGGAACGCCGCCCTCTCTCCGAACCTTACGGGCGAATGGTACCTGGTATCCCGGTCCCAGCGGGATCTTCGCGCCGGGTGCAATACCACCGCTCGAGCAATCGATCAGGTCGATTCCCAGAGGCTTTACCATCCGTGCGAGTGCGACCGAATCCTCGGGACTCCAGCCGCCCTCAACCCAATCGGTCGAGGAAATCCGCAGGAATAACGGCAGTCGCTCCGGCCAAACCTTGCGAACGGCTCCAATGATCTCCCGGAGAAAGCGCGTGCGGTTCTCGAACGCGCCGCCATACTGGTCAGTGCGCTTGTTTGTAATGGGCGAAAGAAACTCGTGAATTAAATAGCCGTGGGCTCCGTGCAGTTCGATGACACGAAATCCCGCTTCGTGTGCCCGGTTGGCCGCATCCGCGAACGCTTTCACCACGCGCTGAATCCTCGCGTGATCCAGTGCCTCGGGCACAATGCTTTTTTCGCTGAATGGCACCGCGCTGGGTGCGTAGACCGGCCTCCATCCTCCATCTGTCACCTCGACGCTCCCGCCCTCCAGCCATGGCGGCGAAGTCGAGGCCTTGAATCCCGCATGAGCTAGTTGCATCGCCACCACCGAGCCCTGGGCGTCGATGAACCGCACAATCCGCGCCAGCATCTCGATGTGTTCGTCCTTCCAAATCCCCAGATCTTGAGGGCTGATCCGCCCCTCGGGTAGCACCGCCGAAGCTTCTGTGAAGATCAGGCCGGCGCGCCCGACCGCGCGTGACCCAAGGTGTACAAGATGCCAGTCATTGGCGAATCCGTCTTCGCTGGAATACTGGCACATCGGAGAAACTACAAGTCGGTTAGGGAGATGAAGGTCTCGGAGGACAAGTGGTTCGAAAAGACGCATAAAAAGAATATAGATGATTGGCCGACGGGCATGCGCGTAGGCGCGCCGTGGACGGAACAGACGCCGGTCGACTCTTGTTTGGCTGCTTCCCTCAGGTACATGACTCGCCAACCCTCAAAACCGTAAGTCGTTCGGTCTGTATACGCTAGAATCTCGCCAATAAGTTTTGGAGAATGCGGTAATTGCTGCGAACCGAACACAACACTCCCAGCAGGTGAAGAGGGCCAAAGCCGAGTGAAGAAGAGCTCCATCGTACCTTTTGTCAAAGCCACCGCGTGTGGAAACGACTTTCTTTTAATTTCCAGCGAACATGCTCCGGGGGACGCCGCTGCGTTCACGCGAGCTATTTGTGACCGGCACAACGGCATTGGCGCTGACGGCGTCGAGTGGTTATATGAATCAGACCAGCCGATGACCTCAGATCTCCGGATCAGCCTGATTAATGCCGACGGCTCTCCGGCTGAACTCTCCGGCAACGGAACACGCTGTGTCGCGGCATGGCTGGTATCCGAGCGGGGATTAACGGCGCCGAGAATCGCAACCGACGCCGGAATCAAGATCGCGACCCTCATTCGTCGCGAGAGAAACGAATTTGAGTTTCAAACTGCCATGGGAAGACCCGTTCTTGGAGAAGAGATCACCCTCAAGCTTCCGAGTGGCGAAGTGCGCGGCCGGGAACTCTCGATGGGGAACCCGCAGTTCGTGATCTTCGTTGACTGGTTCGAGGACAGCTGGCAAACCATGGCTTCGGCAGCGGGGCGGAACGCGCATTTCCCGCAGGGAACCAACGTCGAACTCGTGAACCTGGTTGGCCCCCAGGAAATCGAGATCCGGATCTTCGAACGTGGTGCTGGCGAGACGATGTCGTCCGGAACCGGATCCTGCGCTTCCGCCGTAGCGGCGATAGCCGCCGGAAAGGTGCAGTCGCCCGTACGCGTCGTGGCTCCCGGGGGAATGCAAACCGTGATGTGGGAGAATGGCGAAGTGACACTTACAGGCCCGGCGAAAATTCTCTGCAAGGGCGAATTCTACTTATGACAGCCCGTGCTACGAGAAAAACCAAAATCCTCCGTCCG is a genomic window containing:
- a CDS encoding efflux RND transporter permease subunit; this translates as MSIAEIFIKRPVMTTLVMAAILLFGIVGYRALPVSDLPVVDFPTIQVSASLPGASPDTMSSAVAMPLEKQFSTIAGLDSMTSSNSLGSTQITLQFTLDRNIDAAAQDVQSMISKAQHDLPQNMPSPPSYRKVNPADFSILLLTLSSPTMRLSDIDEYAETVMAQRISMVSGVSQVNVFGAQKYAIHAKLDPAKLASRQIGIEDVVNAIQHGNVNQATGTLWGHYQAFTIQSNGQLTKASDYAPLIVAYKDGKPIRLGDLGQIVDSVEDERVDNWVYHGRDGQHSVILGIQKQPGTNTIEVIDNVKALLPGFRQRIPAAINMDILIDRSQSIRDSVNDVKFTLMLTICLVIMVIFIFLRNVSATIIPSLALPMSIVGTFAVMYLAGFSVDNLSLMALTLSVGFVVDDAIVMLENIVRHMENGEAPMEAALNGSREIGFTILSMTISLAAVFIPVFFMGGVIGRLLHEFAAVIMSAILVSGVVSLTLTPMLASRFLKPPKESHHGALFNWTERVFQGLVRFYDVTLRYVIRHSFATLMFSFAILGVTAYMFVVVPKGFLPTEDIGQIRVSTEAAQGISFEDMVRHQRAAAKVISENPSVRAFMSFTGDDNTGRMFLQLKDRHERPHASVIVQQLRQKLAKIPGITSYAVMPDIIPIGGRFSKSQYQFTLQSPDTAQLYESAQKLETKMRDVQQIQDVTSDLQLKNPQINVDIDRDKASALGITAEQIENTLGYAYAQSQVSTIYRPNDTYRVIVELMPQYQLDPQALSLLYVRSNTGQLVPLSTVAKLTRTVGPLTINHQGQLPAVTISFNLKPGAALGDAVNQIDRLARENLPDTVSYGFQGTAQVFQQSIKGLGGLLILAILVIYIVLGILYESFIHPITILSGLPSAGLGALLTLMLFGMDLNLYAFVGVIMLIGIVKKNAIMMIDFALEAERKEGKDAASAIYEGCLIRFRPIMMTTMSALMGTLPIALGLGAGAESRRPLGLAVVGGLMISQLITLYITPVIYVYLDRLQHWRKAKPTSEAGRGRELQEPEAVWSK
- a CDS encoding NADH:flavin oxidoreductase/NADH oxidase, with product MRLFEPLVLRDLHLPNRLVVSPMCQYSSEDGFANDWHLVHLGSRAVGRAGLIFTEASAVLPEGRISPQDLGIWKDEHIEMLARIVRFIDAQGSVVAMQLAHAGFKASTSPPWLEGGSVEVTDGGWRPVYAPSAVPFSEKSIVPEALDHARIQRVVKAFADAANRAHEAGFRVIELHGAHGYLIHEFLSPITNKRTDQYGGAFENRTRFLREIIGAVRKVWPERLPLFLRISSTDWVEGGWSPEDSVALARMVKPLGIDLIDCSSGGIAPGAKIPLGPGYQVPFARKVRREGGVPTGAVGLITEAKQAEAILAEGSADLILMARQFLRDPYVSLHAAKELGVEAEWPVQYVRAKN
- the dapF gene encoding diaminopimelate epimerase; translated protein: MKKSSIVPFVKATACGNDFLLISSEHAPGDAAAFTRAICDRHNGIGADGVEWLYESDQPMTSDLRISLINADGSPAELSGNGTRCVAAWLVSERGLTAPRIATDAGIKIATLIRRERNEFEFQTAMGRPVLGEEITLKLPSGEVRGRELSMGNPQFVIFVDWFEDSWQTMASAAGRNAHFPQGTNVELVNLVGPQEIEIRIFERGAGETMSSGTGSCASAVAAIAAGKVQSPVRVVAPGGMQTVMWENGEVTLTGPAKILCKGEFYL